A region from the Triticum urartu cultivar G1812 chromosome 1, Tu2.1, whole genome shotgun sequence genome encodes:
- the LOC125509371 gene encoding pentatricopeptide repeat-containing protein At5g04810, chloroplastic-like, translating to MAELDKVELVRTHDDPELNAGFCFLYIHGHRARDGARGEGRRGVLPGHVAHGAARRREEGVEDRARWVDHGQGKEAPSPWHHGRDEACCEFRRVVESRPEDWQAIVSAFERIPKVGGFSLGQDLRPSASTLLGRRRHGRQGCCARYSHVF from the exons ATGGCCGAGCTCGACAAGGTGGAGCTCGTGCGCACCCACGACGATCCTGAGCTCAACGCCGGCTTCTGCTTCCTCTACATACACGGACACCGAGCCCGCGACGGAGCGCGTGGCGAAGGTCGACGGGGTGTACTTCCAGGGCATGTCGCTCATGGTGCGGCTCGACGACGGGAGGAAGGGGTGGAAGACCGGGCGCGTTGGGTGGATCACGGCCAAGGGAAGGAGGCGCCGTCGCCGTGGCATCACGGcagggacgaggcctgctgcgaGTTCCGCAGGGTGGTGGAGTCGCGGCCTGAGGACTGGCAGGCCATCGTCTCCGCCTTCGAGAGGATCCCCAAGGTGGGCGGCTTCTCGCTGGGACAGGACCTCCGTCCGTCTGCTTCCACTCTGCTTGGCCGACGCCGCCATGGCCGCCAAG GATGCTGCGCTCGCTACTCACATGTTTTCTGA